The genomic region TTGATCGCGTCAGCGAAGGTCTGCAACACGCCGTGCCAGCCGACGTGCATCGGCCCGACGCGCGCCTGCATATCCGCAGAAATTTTCCGTTCCGCGTAGACGGCGACCATCGCAACAACCGACACCATGCCCATCGTCAAGCCAGCGGCGGTCAATGCGGCCATGGTCCAAATGATTGAGACCGGGCCTTCGATTCCAAAATACGCAAAGAGAGAGGCCATCGCTTCCATTAGCGGTCCACCTCGCCCATGACTAAGTCGAAACTACCCAATGTTGATACAAGATCAGCAATCAGCATATCTTTCGTCAGCGTCTCCAGAACGCACAAATTACAGAACGACGGCCCGCGCACTTTCATGCGGTAGGGCTGTTTTGACCCATCGCTGATGAGATAAAACGCCACTTCGCCGCGCGGACAATCCTGGCGGACGTAAACTTCCGCTTTGGGAGGACGCAACACCGCAGGCACCTTGGTGCGGAACTCGCCTTCGGGCATTCCGTCGATCACTTGCTCGAGAATGCGAATGCTTTCATACATTTCCTGCATGCGGACCCAATAGCGGTCCCAGTTGTCGCCGACCTGGCCTTTGATACCCGTCCCGATGGGAACGTCAAATTCTAATTTAGGATAAATCGAATACGGCTCGTCGCGGCGTAGGTCCCAATCGACGCCGGATGCGCGCAGCATCGGGCCGGTCAGCCCGTGCGCAATCGCTTCATCGGCGCTGATAACGGCGAGGTCAGCCGTGCGTCGTACGAATATATGATTGTATGTTAAGAGTTCATTGAGGCTATCGAGTTTGGGGCGCAGTTGCTTGATATACGTCTTGGTCATTTCCATCGCGCGCGGCGTCATGTCATTGGCGACACCGCCGATGCGAATATAACCAAAACACAAGCGCCCGCCAGAGAGTTCTTCAAGAATATCCAGCGCCATCTCGCGCTCGCGGAAGC from Candidatus Hinthialibacter antarcticus harbors:
- a CDS encoding NADPH-quinone oxidoreductase, translated to MPMTPAQPKPLQGEPMVIYMGPQHPSTHGVLQVELHTDGEIVNRAIPRIGFLHRCKEKIGESIPYDQYLPYADRMDYLAAMNTNWVWAAAVEKLVEIESPDRAEYIRVFVAELNRIASHLVAIATYGLDLGAWTPLLHCFREREMALDILEELSGGRLCFGYIRIGGVANDMTPRAMEMTKTYIKQLRPKLDSLNELLTYNHIFVRRTADLAVISADEAIAHGLTGPMLRASGVDWDLRRDEPYSIYPKLEFDVPIGTGIKGQVGDNWDRYWVRMQEMYESIRILEQVIDGMPEGEFRTKVPAVLRPPKAEVYVRQDCPRGEVAFYLISDGSKQPYRMKVRGPSFCNLCVLETLTKDMLIADLVSTLGSFDLVMGEVDR